One region of Trachemys scripta elegans isolate TJP31775 chromosome 8, CAS_Tse_1.0, whole genome shotgun sequence genomic DNA includes:
- the SASS6 gene encoding spindle assembly abnormal protein 6 homolog, with protein sequence MAAESLFGRLVPVQVKCQGCEDRRINVRVRIELQSTSNPVHKKDLIVQLTDDTDPFFLYNLVISEEDFQSLKCQQGLLVDFSAFPQRFIDLLQQCIQEQNKDTPRFLLQLVSSASVLDHTPAFLNVVETNPFKHLTHLSLKFLPGNDAEIKKFLAICLKCIKEEKSLLEQKLKKTEDDLTRQLSYTQQSLSEKSRELDKLRSEWTSHTTMLTNKHTQELTNEKEKALQVQTQYQQQHEQQKKELENLHQKSIQQLQNRLSELEISNKDLTERRYKGDSTIRELKAKLSGIEDECQRAKQEVLSLRRENTTLDAECHEKEKHINQLQTRVAVLEQEIKDKDQLIIRTKEVLDATQEQKAILEENTEKKQVHVGKLEATIKSLSAELLKANEIIKKLQGDLKTLMSKLKLKNTVTIQQEKLLAEKEEKLQKEQRELQETGQSLRVKEQEVCKLQEQLETTVQKLEESKQLLKTNENVITWLNKQLNEIQMARKQEILGTSTIPLTHSSNGTIRTGTSPHNMLDNRLRFISSGISYPISPVCAFQNFPETAPVKSANQQVSGPKVQFNVQLSKTNKSSDIQPGFSIATGHSTNIENGENLGLEVKYLKKREDSIPLRGLSQNTFNSSEYPKSSTSTKTLTSSKPGIQSTASAYFPGLQTT encoded by the exons GAGGATAAATGTTCGAGTAAGGATTGAGCTACAATCAACATCTAATCCTGTTCATAAAAAG gaCTTAATTGTGCAATTGACTGATGATACTGACCCCTTTTTCCTTTATAACCTGGTTATATCtgaggaagattttcaaag TTTAAAATGCCAGCAGGGTCTTTTGGTAGATTTCTCTGCTTTTCCGCAAAGGTTTATAGATCTACTTCAACAGTGCATTCAGGAACAAAACAAAGATACCCCAAG gtTTTTGCTGCAGTTAGTTTCTTCAGCATCTGTTTTAGATCACACACctgcttttttaaatgtagtgGAGACAAACCCATTTAAACATCTTACACATCTCTCCCTAAAATTTCTGCCGGGAAATGATGCAGAAATAAAGAAGTTTTTAGCAATCTGTTTGAAATGTATTAAG GAAGAAAAGTCGTTATTGGAACAAAAGCTTAAAAAAACTGAAGATGACCTTACTAGACAGCTGAGCTACACACAGCAG AGCTTGTCAGAAAAGAGCCGGGAATTAGATAAATTGAGAAGTGAATGGACGTCACATACAACAATGCTAACAAATAAGCACACTCAGGAATTGACAAATGAGAAGGAAAAAGCTCTCCAG GTGCAGACTCAATACCAACAACAACATGAACAACAGAAAAAGGAATTGGAAAACTTGCATCAGAAAAGTATCCAACAGCTACAGAATCGACTGTCAGAACTAGAGATTTCCAACAAGGACCTAACAGAAAGGAGATACAAAGGAGACTCCACAATTAGAGAACTTAAAGCAAAACTCTCTGGGATAGAAGAT GAGTGCCAGAGAGCAAAGCAAGAAGTGCTGTCGTTGCGTCGGGAGAATACTACGCTAGATGCTGAATGCCATGAAAAAGAGAAACACATTAATCAGCTACAAACACGAGTTGCAGTTTTGGAACAAGAGATCAAAGATAAGGACCAGCTAATTATTAGGACAAAAGAAGTATTAGATGCAACACAAGAACAAAAG GCAATACTGGAAGAAAATACAGAGAAGAAACAAGTTCATGTAGGAAAACTTGAAGCAACAATAAAATCGTTATCAGCTGAACTTCTTAAG GCTAACGAAATTATCAAGAAGTTACAAGGAGATTTGAAAACTCTAATGAGTAAATTGaaattgaaaaatacagtaaCAATTCAGCAAGAAAAACTCttggctgaaaaagaagagaAACTACAGAAAGAGCAAAGGGAACTGCAGGAGACTGGACAATCTCTTAGAGTAAAAGAGCAAGAG GTCTGCAAGTTGCAAGAACAGTTAGAAACTACAGTAcaaaaactggaagaaagcaagCAACTGCTAAAAACCAATGAAAATG TAATCACATGGTTAAATAAGCAACTGAATGAAATTCAGATGGCAAGAAAGCAAGAGATATTGGGAACTTCTACCATTCCACTTACACATTCAAGCAATGGCACTATTAGAACTGGCACTTCACCTCACAATATG CTTGACAACAGACTCCGTTTTATTAGCTCAGGAATCAGTTACCCCATCTCTCCGGTATGCGCTTTCCAAAACTTTCCAGAAACCGCACCTGTGAAAAGTGCCAACCAGCAGGTTTCAGGACCAAAG GTTCAGTTTAATGTGCAGCTTTCAAAAACTAATAAAAGTTCAGACATTCAGCCAGGATTTTCTATTGCAACTGGTCATTCAACAAATATAGAAAA TGGTGAGAATTTGGGATTGGAAGTGAAGTatttaaagaaaagagaagacagcATTCCTTTACGAGGTCTCAGCCAAAATACATTTAACTCCTCAG AATATCCAAAATCCTCCACatcaacaaaaacactaacttCATCAAAACCTGGAATACAGTCTACAGCCTCTGCTTACTTCCCTGGATTGCAAACAACATAA